Proteins co-encoded in one Methanothermobacter sp. genomic window:
- a CDS encoding aconitase X catalytic domain-containing protein, translated as MYLTAHEEKMYDGEYGEAVEKSMKILVALGDIYGAEKMVKISSAQISGVSYKTIGDAGLEYLEELSKDPSARVKVQSSLNPAGMDLDKWHELGFSREFADRQYRIIDAYTKMDVMNTCTCTPYLIGNIPTRGSHIAWSESSAVIYANSILGARTNREGGPSALAAAICGRTPAYGYHLDENRTANILVKVEDPIEGYEYGVLGYHVGKIVGDGVPNFQFHGRPSSDEFKSLGAALASSGAIALYYVEGLTSAVACEFEDKISVDSASLKDSMDELSTTNDKPDLICVGCPHYSLDEIRLLARHLRRQNLSCDLWVCTSHALKVAADRMGYSDIIEGSGGVMVSDTCMVVSPIEDLGFEVVGVDSAKAANYVPGMCGVDVVFDDWRTLIGL; from the coding sequence ATGTATCTCACAGCCCATGAAGAAAAAATGTATGACGGAGAATATGGTGAAGCTGTTGAAAAAAGCATGAAAATTTTAGTAGCCCTTGGTGACATTTACGGGGCCGAGAAGATGGTAAAGATATCCTCGGCCCAGATTTCGGGTGTTTCTTATAAAACAATTGGAGATGCTGGATTAGAATATTTAGAAGAACTTTCAAAGGATCCCTCTGCGAGGGTGAAGGTTCAAAGCAGCTTGAATCCTGCAGGTATGGATTTAGATAAGTGGCATGAGTTGGGATTTTCAAGAGAATTTGCAGATAGACAATATAGGATTATAGATGCCTATACTAAAATGGATGTGATGAACACTTGCACTTGCACCCCATACCTTATTGGGAACATTCCAACAAGAGGCTCCCATATAGCTTGGTCAGAATCTTCAGCCGTCATATATGCAAATTCTATTCTGGGGGCGAGGACTAATAGGGAAGGAGGTCCTAGTGCCCTTGCGGCCGCTATTTGTGGAAGAACACCTGCTTATGGTTATCACTTGGATGAAAATAGAACTGCTAATATTCTCGTGAAGGTTGAGGATCCCATAGAAGGTTATGAGTATGGTGTTCTTGGATACCATGTTGGTAAAATTGTAGGGGATGGTGTCCCTAATTTCCAGTTTCATGGGCGGCCTTCAAGTGATGAATTTAAATCATTGGGCGCTGCACTCGCATCTTCGGGTGCTATTGCATTATATTATGTAGAGGGTTTAACTTCCGCGGTTGCATGTGAATTTGAGGATAAAATATCTGTTGACAGCGCGTCCCTTAAAGATTCTATGGATGAGCTTTCCACTACTAATGATAAACCGGATTTAATATGTGTTGGTTGCCCCCATTATTCATTAGATGAAATTAGGTTGTTGGCCCGTCATTTGCGACGTCAGAATCTTTCATGCGATCTTTGGGTTTGTACTTCTCATGCTCTTAAAGTTGCTGCGGATCGAATGGGGTATAGTGATATTATAGAGGGGTCTGGTGGAGTTATGGTCTCTGATACTTGTATGGTTGTGTCTCCTATTGAAGATCTTGGTTTTGAAGTGGTTGGTGTTGATTCAGCTAAGGCGGCTAATTATGTTCCTGGTATGTGCGGGGTTGATGTTGTTTTTGATGATTGGAGAACATTAATAGGATTATAA